The nucleotide window GGATTCGCTCCTTTTTAATTCATACCCCCCCATTAAGGGACCGTTCGGAAGATATATCCGAATTATCCATGTATCATGTTGTCAGACAATGTGAAAAAATGGAAATCCCGATAAAAGGGTTTTCTCCTGATTTTTTTGAAGTTATAAATTCTTATAAATGGCCTGGTAACGTTCGCGAATTATTGAATACAATAGACAGTGCCATGGCAGCTGCCGGAGAGCAGCCGATTCTTTTTCCTCAGCATCTTCCTGTAAAAATGCGCACAAGAATCGCAAGATCCGGTCTAAAAAAGTATACCCATCAAACATTGATTGAGAACAGTATTTCAGAAGTTTCTGCCATGCCGGATGAATCTGTCGGCACCTATAAACGGTTTCGTGAACAACTCCTGAACGCAGGGGAAAAACATTATCTTTTAAGGATCTGCAAGCTGTCTGGAGGGCATGCCAAGGATGCCTGTAAAATTACCGGATTATCCCAGTCCCGACTCTATTTTTTAATGCAAAAGCATGGTATCTCCCTATCCGATTTTAAATAATTGAAAATATCCACTTTTTTATTTTCTGCAAGCAAATGTAGTTTAAAAAATGTCAAAATCTGTTTTGACATTGGGATCACTTATTTTTCTAAAAATCATTCCTGTTTTTCAGGAGTAAAAATCTAATATTTATAAATACAAAGCTCCTGTTTTTCAGGAGCTTTGTATTCTGATTGCACCTTCATTTTAAGCTATATTTTCAAAAATAGCTTAAAATTTCAGATATTTATACAATAAGCAACTATTTTGGCATACTACTTGTAGGAGTAAAGCCAATTATGCAATTGAAGAGAAACATAAAAACCAACTTATTACGGGGAATCAATGACTTATAGTTGGAAACAAATAAAATTGATCATATCCCTATAGCAGTTAAAGATTTTGATGAAGCATGTAAAGTGTGGGAACTGGTCTTTGTAAAAACAGAACCCGACGATGTTTATAAGGAGTACTATTATTATGTTAAAAATAAGTATCCCTGAATTTTATCATAAACGGGTGCTGCACCTACTGGGGTTTGTTGTTGCTCTGTTCAGTACCGGTATCGGTATTGGCGGAGGCACCATATTTATTTCTGCTTTTATATCGATTTTTAAATTTGATTTCAAACGGTCCGCAGGTCTTTCACTTGCAACCATTATCCCCATCACGTTTGTGGGTGGAGCATCTCACCTGTTTTTTTTTTCCAGTCCCCCTTCTTATAAATATTTTCTTGTTTTTATTCCCATGTGTATCATTGGTACAATTATAGGTTCAAAATTTATTCATAAATGGAACAACCAATGGCTCAAATGGATTTTTACCATTTTTCTTCTCATTGCAAGTTTTCGAATCTTAAAACTTGTTGATTTACCTTTTTTAATGTTTTCAAGCCTGAATGAAATCTCCTGGACCCATGAAGCCCTTTTTATCATGACGTTCGGAATTTTTATCGGCATAATTGCCACATGGCTGGGGATTGGGTGCGGACTGCTCATTGTCCCTTTTTTTGTGATTGTGATGAATTTTAACATACACGAAGCTATCTGCCTGTCTTTAACCACAATGTTTTTTTTAACGATATCCGCCACTCTCATGCACCACAAACTTGAACAACTGGATTTCAAGTCCTATAAAGCGTTATTTCTCCCGTCTCTTGCAGGGGCTGTTATTGGTTCTGCCATATCCGGTCTACTGCCGTGTTTTTTCCTCAAACAACTGTTTGGCATTATATTGGCATTGATTGCCTGTTCATACCTTTACCAGCTTTGGACTATGGCAATAAAAACCGTACTCTCAAAAACACAACGTCATGAATAAGGAGAAACAAATGTATAGTACAACTATATATGACACCTTGAGAAACGATTTGGAAGAAAAGGTAATTTCCCACAATCTTGTTAATGAATCCATCAACATAAAATGCAAAAGGCTTTTGCCCAGACAGGCTATAGGAAGACATAAACACGACTATTACCCCATTATCAAGGGCAAAAAATTCATGGTTGAGGCTGATTTTCTTCAGGTAAAAGGACAGGGATTTACAGACGCTTTTGAGAACAGGGCATATAGCATTAAAGATATCTTATCCATGAATCGTTCCACAAAAAGAAATCGGGTTTCTTTTGTTGCAGGATTGAATGCGGCTTACAGATATCTCGGCCTTACAGACAAGACCATTTATTAATGCGTACAAACCTGCTGTTTTTTGATGGGGAGACCATTTCAGCACCTGCAAAAACACTTAATCATACAACCTTTTGTGAATACGGACATTACTATAAAAATGGAAAAAGGCAGCTGCAGTAGGGTTAGGCCTTTTGCTATTGTTCCCAAGGAACTGATTAAACATGGATGTGTGGGAGCTGGATTTGCAGGTATTATAAGCTTACCTGTATTGAGCAAATATTTTTTTTAATCTTCCCTTCTTTTGAGGGGTATTTAATCAACAAAGGAGATGGAGGTAATGATGAAACACCTAAAGTACATTGTTGCAGTATTGATGCTGAGTGTTTTTTTCAGTGGGTTTGCAGATACTGTGGAGGCCAGAAAATTTTTGTGGAATAAAACTTATTTTTATAATTTTTACAGTGTTTGTCCCCTGCCGAGCGGAGATGTATGGGCAGTGGGCAGCAATGGCATGATCTGTCGTCTGAACCCGGAAAATTATGAATGGGACGTTCAAGAATCCGATCTTCATGGCAACCTGTACAGCGTTTCCTTTGTTAACGCCCAAAAAGGCTGGGTCTGTGGTCAAAACGGTCAGATTGCCCATACCCGGGACGGTGGCAAAACATGGCAGGTGCAAACGAGCGGTACCAAACAACACTTGTTCAGCCTTACTTTCAAGAATGCAGAAAAAGGCTGGGCAGTGGGGGATTTTGGAACCATCCTCCATACCTCT belongs to Desulfobacula toluolica Tol2 and includes:
- a CDS encoding sulfite exporter TauE/SafE family protein — encoded protein: MLKISIPEFYHKRVLHLLGFVVALFSTGIGIGGGTIFISAFISIFKFDFKRSAGLSLATIIPITFVGGASHLFFFSSPPSYKYFLVFIPMCIIGTIIGSKFIHKWNNQWLKWIFTIFLLIASFRILKLVDLPFLMFSSLNEISWTHEALFIMTFGIFIGIIATWLGIGCGLLIVPFFVIVMNFNIHEAICLSLTTMFFLTISATLMHHKLEQLDFKSYKALFLPSLAGAVIGSAISGLLPCFFLKQLFGIILALIACSYLYQLWTMAIKTVLSKTQRHE